The following are from one region of the Primulina eburnea isolate SZY01 chromosome 17, ASM2296580v1, whole genome shotgun sequence genome:
- the LOC140818221 gene encoding uncharacterized protein, translated as MRASPAGCSRSWSISEDSLRRYVYYASESCIQELLSASESNRVGSTAGHDGWEAVGMENDVEISRRRSGSLHTFRSRWVLKSVSPQQFMTVANAIDAAKQWDPDLVEAKYIKDLEENLSIIRLRFGDKSKTSFRNREFIVYERRETMDDGTLVVAVASLPKEIAAGLHPKQNNSIRGLLLQSGWVLEKLEHDSCMVTYLVQLDPAGWLPKCFVNRFNTKLVMIIENLKKQLLACPTGRGDP; from the exons ATGAGAGCCAGCCCGGCAGGCTGTAGCAGATCTTG GTCTATAAGTGAGGATTCTTTGAGAAGATATGTTTACTATGCGAGTGAGAGCTGCATTCAAGAATTGCTTTCGGCTTCGGAATCGAACCGGGTCGGGAGCACAGCTGGACACGATGGATGGGAAGCTGTGGGGATGGAGAACGACGTGGAGATATCGAGACGTCGTTCGGGTTCGCTCCACACGTTTCGCAGCCGTTGGGTGCTCAAATCTGTCTCTCCGCAGCAGTTTATGACAGTGGCTAATGCTATTGATGCAGCTAAG CAATGGGATCCTGATTTAGTAGAAGCCAAGTACATCAAAGATCTTGAAGAAAATCTCAGCATAATTCGTCTAAGATTTGGAGACAAATCCAAGACTTCTTTCAGAAACAGAGAATTCATCGTTTACGAGCGACGCGAGACAATGGATGATGGAACTTTG GTTGTAGCAGTGGCTTCTCTGCCAAAAGAAATAGCAGCTGGATTACATCCAAAACAAAACAATTCAATAAGAGGGCTTCTGCTGCAGTCTGGATGGGTTCTTGAGAAGCTTGAACATGATTCTTGTATGGTCACTTATCTTGTTCAG TTGGATCCTGCAGGATGGTTGCCCAAGTGCTTTGTGAATCGTTTCAATACAAAACTAGTTATGATTATTGAAAACCTTAAAAAACAACTACTGGCTTGCCCCACTGGCCGGGGGGATCCTTGA